DNA from Drosophila suzukii chromosome 2R, CBGP_Dsuzu_IsoJpt1.0, whole genome shotgun sequence:
CCCGACCACAGGAACCGCTGGCTTACTGCTGGCAAAGATCGAGGAGTAGCCTCCACTGATGGCCAACTTGTCGATCTGCTCGAAGGGCACGCTCTTGGCAAAGAAACTCGACTGGGGCATCTTCGGTTTTGGGGTAACCAAAAAACTCTTAACAAAACGATCGATCGAACTGATCGGTTCGGCAGTTGAAACCGCATTAAACGCTGCTTGAGAAAGACCCAGCGATCGGCAGCAGAATCTCGGGTCTTTTCTCAGCTTGGAGATACCAGCGTGACACGATCTTTGGGTAGGAAAAAACAGTAAGgagaaataaattattaaccaattattattttaactaATGAATAATGTTATATAGAGAATGGTTTTTTTCCAATTTCACGTTCTATAAAAATACTCTTAAAACAGAAAAATAGTTTAAAATGTATGTCCACAACAACTATTGTAAGTAAAAGCGATCTAGAGTTCTATTAAAACGAATATTATTTTTGGCAATTAAGTTATTTATGGGGGAGGTGTCAGTAGGGAGCTCATTATAATCTAAATTTAAGTGAGGGGTTGTCAGTTTTCCATTAAGCAAATTTATTGCACTGCTCGTTCTATACCGTCACAAGTACAGTGTACAACAGCGGTCgacacataaatattatttatatatttttaagatataCTTTAATGATTATACCAGTTTCACGCTGTCATCGCTGAAATACAAGGCGACATTATGCAATTAACGCATAACCGGACTCGTTTGCGTCCATATGCGACACCATTTCTGGGCTGCATGAATCGATCGTGCTGTAAGACTGAAGACCAAAAGACTTTCTTTGTTGGGACCGCCGAAAGAAAGTTTTTGGGCTGGAAACGATCGTTTGTTTTGTTTACCTTTTGATTGAGACGGCCAGGTGAAATTAAGCCCACCGTTTTTGGGCAGTCGTTAAGATGGCAGAATGCCAGTAAAACAGGTTGTTAAAATTCACAGAGGGTTGGGCTCGAGCTATAAGAATCGTTTATTATGGCCAAAATGAGTGACTGAAATATTAATGGTGCTTTACGATCGAAGATAGATTCTGATATACAGTTTGCCATTCCAACCATGTTGGGATAGGATTCCATTTCAACCTTGACCCAATCCCCCGCATTTGCTTCGTTTTTGTAGATAATTTCCATTTTGTtggatttttatttgtattatttgcattttgtttttgtttcttgtttgtgtttgttttttgtttttacaatAAATTTGACTAAATCTTAACATTTATAATCCTTAACCTGCAAGGAGCAAACAGATGTAACAAATATACATAGTTGTATGTAAAGATTTATCATTTTTGTGTTCAGAAACATACATATAGTAGTACCGTAtctatgtatatatattttatgtatacatatattcttCATAACAcgtattattttgttttcttataTTCCAGTTTTGCTTGTTTGTAATTTACGCGATTTAATCCAATACATACAATTGAAACACACACATATTAACAACACTGAATATGCATATACATTTATATTCTCCTATCGCTCAGTTTtggttttcttttctgttttaatGTGATCAGAGTGGTGATGTGAAGTGTGGGTTCGGAAAATGTGGGTTGGTGGGTGGATTGTGTGGTTGGTCGGGTTGAGCGGATTGGCTGGGTCAAAGGTCGACCCTCTAGGGAGTGGGGATTTTCTAGATATTCCAGGCCAGCGACTTGGCTACACAGTTCAGGAGGTCGATCTCAAGGGACTTGTATACGTGTATATAATTTCTATCAAAACATTCTGAAGCACGGGATTTAACACCTTGGTAACACATACAAATTACTGTAACTCTGTGAATGAATGCCGATATCGTAtgacatatataaatatataatatgcTTCGTAAAAGTTGTATAAATTGTATATTGTATATATTATTTTGCTTttccatttcatttcattttctttcttttttttttttttgttataacAAGAACGTATTATCAATTCGTATTAATAgatctggtttatatatgtaaATGTAATTTGTTCAGTCAATTAGAtaaaaagatttcaaaaagGATTTCACTTAATTGTTAAACATTTGCGTTTAGTTTGATTTCTCATACCGTATGCTTAGAAAGCTAAACAACATTAATAGTATTAATTAGGATAGCTCATCGTTTCGCGTTTTTCTTCAGTTAGGAAAATAGGTAACTAGATAATTAGGTAGTAAAAGGGGCCCCATAGGATTTCATATGTCTCAAGAGTGGATTCGAATTAGTTTGTTTCAGTTTTACTTGTAGTTGTTGTTAGCTAGTCGATAGTGATAGTAGTTTATATTTAGTGCTTGTCTCTCAATCTCGTGATCTCGCACGCATTATGTGTATGTATATAGTCTTCGTCTAGCTATGGCCTTGTACTCGTTCCGAACCCAAATCCGATTTCGATTCCGATACCAACGATTCCGACTTGGACAGCAATTATACTATATTTACTTGGCTTTGCAGTATTCAACAGAGATTGTCTTCATGATGGGAGAGAACTACATGCTTGTAACACTTGGTTTTGGTAATATCGCTATAGCGTTACCAGAACCGTTATACTGTTATACGTTATACCGTTGCCAGGTACAATTGAGCGCACGCCATATATATATTCTGGTCAATATGCTGTGGGATTTCTTGCTAGTATGCTAGCTTGCTAACCTGCTAGCATAGCATGCTAGTCTGCTTTTGTTAGCCTAAACACATACACATTTATAAGGGGATGGATGGGGACATACACACTCACGCACACACAGACTCACATGGTATATTTATATAGAAATAGAAAGTTCGCTTCTTGTGATGCatcttaaacatttaattttgagTCCAGCCCAATAATTGTTTACTTGTTTGCCTTAGTTAGTtgtgttttatgtttttgtttttatgtatgatacCGCCTTTTTGTGACACCACTTGGCACACCATTTAGTACCGCCCCCCTGGTCCGTTGGTCCGTTGAGAGATGTGGATATGTGTGGGCAGTCCAGGGAGCGGATTCTTGCAGATGGGTTTCAAACCGGGATGAGAGGATCAGGCCGAGAGACTGCGGGTCCGGAGTCAGACGTCGCAGGACCTTCGACGCCGTCACTAGAGCACGTCCTCCATCTCGTTCTCGCCAATCGTGGAGGTGCCCGGCGCCTGGGCCGGCAGTGGCTTCAGTAGACCCGAGAACAATCTCCGGAAGGCCGTATGCTATTTGGAGTTGGCCATCTTGCCCACCGGCGGCTGCTTGGCCATGATCTCCGCCAGGGTGTTCACGCCCTGCTCGTCGTACTTCTTCCACTGCGAGTAGTTGATCTGCATGTAGGTGATCAGCTGCGGCATGTCTATAAAGCCTGCAAAGGATTTTTAGATATGAGATATGGTTGTGGGGGATCTCTAGATTCTAACGTACTCTCCCAGGCGTGCATCATGTCCTGTATGATGTATTCGATAAAGCCGATCTGGCTCTTTGGTATGCTGCAGGTGGCCCGATCGAACATCGGCATCACGATCGGCAGATGGCGCTGCTTCTCCTCGTCCGTCTGCATGAAGTACTCCTCGGCGATGCGACGGGCCCACTCGATGCAGAATTGCATCGGCCGGGCGGGATTACTCACATCGGCCACCTTGATCAGCATGCGGCGCATGAGTATCGACGTCTCTTCATCCGTCTGGGGATTGTGCTGTAGAGAATTTGAAATCTTTATTATATCTTTAATTCTATGTGGAGGTATGCATTCAGTCTTACCTCGCGCGGCTCCTCGCCTCCGAAAACACTCACGAACTTGGCCAGGTGCTCGAAGTGGCGAGTCATCTCGGTGGCCAGAATCATGTCGATGATGGTGCTGCGGGCCGACTTGTACGTCTCCTTGTCCAGGTTCTTGAAAATGTTGATCTTATCGTCGCCTAAAAGAAGATGCGATAAACAAGATTATAAGTGGGGTagaaacttaaaaatattttattcgcTAACAgatttgaatatttttaatttaaggcAAAATAGAAGAAACATTGTTCATTAGAATGATTGTTCTCAATAATTATTGAGAAGAAATGTTCTTAAAGTTAAAGCTAAAGAACTTTTAAGTTTGTTTTTCGATATGAAGCGATCTTTAATTAGAGATGAAAATATTTTGACTTTGTTTTTCTAGAAGAAAATAGTCTTGAAACCGAAAGTACTTGCTCATTAATTTAAGAATTTGAGAATAAATCGATCTTGGCTGACTCATGAGATTGGGATACTAGTTTCAATAACCAAATTTGACATAAAAGTTATTTAAACGGACTTTGAGAGTATAGTAAGTATAACTTCCATAATTAGAACTTCTCTAACTTCAAGTTGCTTTAAATGTCTAAGAAATGTATTTCATAATTCAACGTTGCCTTAACTCAaacttttcttaaaaatatatgtgtaTCTTTTCATGGATTACTCTTTTTTAACGTTGATATAGAATATGCCTTTCTCTTTCTACTCACCCAGAGTTAGCTTAAAGGTAATGGCCGCATGATGGTTCTCTAGCACTGTCAGATCATTATACAGTACAGCCAGGGCGTCGTTAGAGTTGCACAAGAAGGCGGATGAGCGGCCCGGATGATCCACATCGTGGGCAGCGGCGGCAATTAGAGCAGTCGCCTCTTCCATGCGATCCATCACATGCATATCCTTGTTGGTCAACTGGGTGATGAAAGCGCCAGTGGCCTAGGGGTAACAAGTGGTTCAGAATATTACGAGATAATACCGGAAGAAAGGTCAGTAGTAAAATAACCCACCTGCATGACATCCGCGGCATGGGTGCTGTTGTGATATGTGTTGCCCTTGCGGTAGTGGGCCTCAATTACGGCCAACCAGGCCTTACAAACGTTCTCATCGATGTTCAAGGTGGCAAAGACGTCGAAGCGGCGGAACATTTCCATGCCCAGATAGAGCAGCGGATGGTAGTCGGTGATCTCCTCCAATTTGAAAATATCAAAGTCCCAGCTGAGAGATTCGTCAAGTAGTTCCATAATGATGGGATTGGACTgcaatttaaatgtaattagTGTTATATCATAATGGGTAATCAAAGAAGTAACCACCTTCATTTTGGCGGGCACTATAGTGGCAGTTCTTGTAGAGCTGCCAGTGCGTATGATGGAGTCATTCGAGCTGCGGCGCGATGAGTACACGCTGGGTCCctgaaaatatattataattaatatttaaaaacaagaatTTTTAGTAGGGCTCTCTAAGTCACCGTTAGCAGGGCACCAATCAGATCGGTGGCTATGGGATCATCCGTTCGTATCTCCTTCATTTGCGGACTGTAGAGTCCCTCGCGCTTCAGGAACTCCAAGACCTTGTCTATGAGACGCGCCTCATCGGCCGAACAATTCTCCTGTACTTGTGATAGTAAATTGATTATCTAATGTGCGAGTGCGcagttttgaattttttgtttttcggtTGTGTTTGTTGGTTTTGAgttttgtacattttttaaatttttttttatatattttggttAGCGACGCACAGCGAGCAATTCGAGCGAGCGAGCGAACGTGCGAACGAACAGTTTggtacattatttttttttggtaatattttttatgagtTGGTTCATTGTTCGAGTACACAAAacataaaagtaaaaaagagAACATAACAATTAAGAGATAAAAAGAGAATAAACATGTTGGTTTAGATGTGCTGTTACTGTTGAATTTGGGATTAGTTGGGGTTAAGTATATGACGAATTAGGAGCTCGAATGAACAGTGGAGCAATGTTGGTTAAAATTGACCCACATTTGGTCGTTTTTAGCCAGAATGCACTATTCCGGCTTGGAGGTTGCAAATCATTAATTAGCGTCGCAACTCATTAGGGGTCCCTGTTTGGGCGCCATCTGCTCTAGATGCTTTTAAGTAGATTACAGAAATGTGAGTGCCTAATTGGATGATTAAAAGCAGAGTGACTGCCGTTCTTTGCATCTCGAAATAGCGATAGTCAAAGTTAGCACCACTCCAAGCCGGAAAATGCATTTTCCCAGCGCTTTTCACTGTGTGTCGGTGCCTGTGTCGTTTATGTGCGTGTGTGGTGATGGTCTGTGTCTGTGCAAGTGCTTGTGCAAATATTGTTGCTAATGTTATTGCTGtcgctgctgcagttgctgctgctactgctgctgttgctgttgctgcatATGCTACGGGGCATGACAGGACACCaggacacacacacacacaccacacCACGGACCAGGACACACGGCACAGGCACGGACGACAATTTAGCAATTTAGGCATTCCCCAAAAGCCCTTCCCAAACTTGCAACGTGCTGCAGCCACAACCCAAATGTGAGGCAGAGTCATACTTTAGTGATGGGGGCCTCCAGCGGCAGCGATGTCAACTTGGCCAAACTGGTCCTTCGCAATCCGTCCGAAGCGATGGAGCGAACATCGAAGCTGCACCTCCGCACCGAGTGCAGCGAGCCCCGAGGCGCCTCCTTGGGCTGCGGCAGCGTGGCTATGAAATCCATCTGGCCGCCGGGCACATCAAAGTTGAAAATCAGATGCGTGGGTGCGCTGTTGGGACGAAAATTGCCAATTAAGAAGGGTTTTAAGGGGGGGGGATGGACGTTCGCGTTTGCTTTTAGTCACTCACCTTCCTATGCAGGCCACTGGCACCACTCGCACGTGCATGGGGATACCCTCCTGGCTCTTCCTGCGCACCGTCAGGATGCCGTCGAACTCCTTGATGTTCTTACACTGCTCACTGATGGTGGACAGGTCCGACACGAATATGTCCTCCAGCTGCTTGCTAATGATCTCGTCCTGTTGTCCAACGCGGAAATCTCATTAATGCCGCAATGGCAAACAATCCCCGGACCCACTACCCACGTTCCCACTTACCAGCCGCATGTTGAGCAGCCTCTCGGTGGCACGGTTGGCGTACTGAATCCTCAGCAAGTCGTCCGTGATGAGGACCACCTCCTTTAGCCGATGGAGTGCCGTGTAGAGGGCCTGGGGATGGGATCGACAACAGAGAGGTTTGGGTCACTGAGCGGGTTTGCAATTTCATTGGCCTGCCGGGCAGCGCTTCCatttaattgaattaattTGCAGTTGCGAAGGGCGCCCAGGGACATTAACTCGATTACCTGTTGAGTGGACATGACATTGTGCGGCCGGATGATGGAGTGCAGTATCTGCTTCAGTTCCACACTGCACATGGCCAGGTTGGTCGTCTCAGCTACGCACTGTGGAATACCCAAGATGTGGCAATGTTGTAGCATCTGTTTTCCCTTCGCCCGTGATGGGGCAATTAAAGGAAACTTACTCTATTAACGCCAGCGTCCAATAGAGCAATTAGCACATCATCCTTTTCGAAGAAACTGCAAAAGTAGTCGTCGTAAGTCGTTAGCGGAAAATGACTGCCGCCCCAGCTACTCACCTCTTCTTGCAGACTGCAATTATTGTCGTTAAATGGTGGCCGTGTGTGTGACGTATGGTTCTGTGGGGAAGAGGCAAGTTTTATAGCAAAGTGAAAAGTttatgaaaatggaaaagtttgtaaaaagttTCGTTAAGTTTGGTAAGTTGGGCGAACCCAAAAAGACACGACCCGAAACTCATTTCAACCTTACCCTTACCTTGCAATATGCTCCGCATCCAGGTTCTTGGTAGAACGCGCATCAATTATGATTAGGTGGTAGCACTGGGCGGTGGCATACGACTTCTGCAGGGTGTCCAATGCCTCCTCCTTGGACTTGACCAGCGTTACGTCCAGCTGGTGGCGCTGGCAGGCCGCGGTGACCGCCTCGCAGATGCTGTCCGATTTGTGGAAAACCAGGAGGGCCTATAGTGTGGGTGGGGGGGTTCAAAGCCATTGCACTGATTGAATTGCCCCATGTTCAAAGTGGTCCAAAGAGGGCTTACCTTAAGTGGGGGATTCGGTGGTAGTACGGTTGGATACTTCAGGTCCATGAGATTTCGCTGCATCAGGatataaaaaaagaagaaaaaaacgAGGGGGGGGGGCGATGTCAGAGCAGGTGAGACAAGGtgtaaaatttaatataaGTCTGCAGCTCCTCTGGCTTTGTCGTCAAAATAAGAGGGCTTAACCCGGCTTCGTTTCCCTGTACATCTGTTCACCCATCCTTGGAGCTACAGTGCGTGTGTGTCGTTCGTGTCGCTTAAATGatgataaattaaaataaaattgctCGCTGCTGATTCTGACTTATGTGCGCCACACGCTCGTGTGCTGCAGATTTATAATACGAGAACACATTAAATCCGCAGAAGGTGGGTTGGTTCGCAGAAGCTGAAGCTCAGTGTCAATCAGAGGAATGAAAATGTAATCGGAAATGTATCACGACGTACATAAGACTTGGGCTAAGGCGCCAGATTGATGGAGACAAGCTGGGAAAAGTTGGAAAGTCCCGGGAAAAGCTGAATGCTACCTAGCTACCTGAAAAATCCTgaactcctcctcctccgttGATTGTTTTTTTCCAGCCACCAAGAGATGGAGTTTCGGCACCTTGGGCAATCGTCGCTCGTAGAGACTGTGTGATTTGCGCTCCAGGCAGTTGACCTTGCGACGAAGGACTACTGCGTTATCGGGGTCATAGGAGGGGGACTCCTCCTCCACCAGGTGACTCCGCTCCCTGTCCTCCAGGCTCAGATTGTTGAGCATCAGAGCTGGGACGTCCAGGCTGCGTATGGCCTCGACTATTTCCGGCTGCAGAGAAGTGCGTCCTCCACTGCCACCGCCACCACTGAAGGCCACACTCAATGGTCTGGTATTGCGGCGCAGGGGGGTCATTATGTCACGACCTTCGGCCTCCACATTGGCCTCGTATTCCAGCTCCATTTCCTCGGGCGTTTTACACGAATTCCGTCCCACAAATGGCAGGGAAATGGCCACTGGCCCAGGAGTTGGAGCAGCAGTCTCTGTGGTCGTCGTCGACGCAATCGTTTCCACTTTCATTTCCGGGCAGGAACCCTCGCTCTTTGGACGAATGCCGCCGCCTCCATtcgaattcaaattcaaatccATAGAGAAATCCAAATGAGCAGAGCTTATCAGCCGGCTGCTATCGTCATCTGGAGGTGGTATGGTTCTTTCATTACGGTTATCGCCACCGCGATCGGATATGGTATAGGGCTCCGCGTCGGAGTCCGGATCGCTGGACGGATTCTCACGGCCCGCCGATGAGGACTTCGCGGAGGATTTGCGGCGAAAGACTTTACTGAATTTTGGCAAACAATTGCGCATTCtgttttataattaaaacaaCACTCGGCCACTCAAAGAGAGAGCGTGAAGTGAACCAATCCGCACCGAAATCCGTATCGCAATAACAATGACAACAGCGACAATTACACTCGCCACTTGAGGTCCAATGTCTTAGATCAATAACAAGTTGTTTGCATAAGCTAGACGAGCACACGAATAGAAACGCCTCGCGAGTGGCATTTCCAACTTTTCCACGCCGTCTCCCAACTAATGCGACAATCTCGATCGAGATCTCTGTCTATCTCTATCTGTATCTCGATCGGTATCTACGGAACCGAATCGGTTCTGAACAATTCACAGGTTTTGTGGTCGAAACTACTCCGGACAGCAAAACGGAACGGACTGAGTCGCGTCGATCGATTCGTGGGCATAATCTCTTTCTTTGCCTTTTGATTTCCCACCTTCAATGTTAATTGATTTGATTTCTCTGGTAGCGTATTGTTTATAGGCAAAACATGAGGCCTGTATGGGTGAGCGGCTATTTAAAGCCGAATGTAAACCGAAAAGCGCAGCGCTCTCTATAAACTATGCCGCCTGTGATAAGATAATATGCCTTATCAAAAGACGTAACAACCATGTGGTTCAGTTCGGTTCCCCCTCGAATTGTGGTCATAGTGGCTATAGGGATTGGGCCCGGGGTGGCCGACTACTCACCTGGTAGACATCCATCGGCTCATCTTCCGGGGTGAGGGCGAGGGCGAGCGATGATTTGCGGTGACCTGGACGGCTGTTCCCGCCGCCGGATGAACTGGTGCCCGATGTGCCTGTGCCTGTGAGAAAAATGCGGAAAAGTACAAGAAAGGGGGAAAATCGTTTAGAGGCGGGGGAAAATTCTctgaaaagtatgctacaTTTCTGGGCGTTCCAAGGGCTCGCAGGGCGTTGCATACTTCGTGGCTGTCAACAGCACGCCCACAATCAAAATGAATGGTCACCACAcaaactcacacacacacacaatccCTTATACACTGAA
Protein-coding regions in this window:
- the Pde8 gene encoding high affinity cAMP-specific and IBMX-insensitive 3',5'-cyclic phosphodiesterase 8 isoform X4; translated protein: MGCSPSTLPAPSSASAAGQTGERGSLPLDASEKDESRLFCIKLRRSRLRRCSCGNVTLQPPSDGNGSTAGDNLCGQVLLNPLQTKSEADYEKLSTGKKDSIVTVAALGNFTHSVVRRATGSTGTSGTSSSGGGNSRPGHRKSSLALALTPEDEPMDVYQRNLMDLKYPTVLPPNPPLKALLVFHKSDSICEAVTAACQRHQLDVTLVKSKEEALDTLQKSYATAQCYHLIIIDARSTKNLDAEHIARTIRHTHGHHLTTIIAVCKKSFFEKDDVLIALLDAGVNRCVAETTNLAMCSVELKQILHSIIRPHNVMSTQQALYTALHRLKEVVLITDDLLRIQYANRATERLLNMRLDEIISKQLEDIFVSDLSTISEQCKNIKEFDGILTVRRKSQEGIPMHVRVVPVACIGSAPTHLIFNFDVPGGQMDFIATLPQPKEAPRGSLHSVRRCSFDVRSIASDGLRRTSLAKLTSLPLEAPITKENCSADEARLIDKVLEFLKREGLYSPQMKEIRTDDPIATDLIGALLTGPSVYSSRRSSNDSIIRTGSSTRTATIVPAKMKSNPIIMELLDESLSWDFDIFKLEEITDYHPLLYLGMEMFRRFDVFATLNIDENVCKAWLAVIEAHYRKGNTYHNSTHAADVMQATGAFITQLTNKDMHVMDRMEEATALIAAAAHDVDHPGRSSAFLCNSNDALAVLYNDLTVLENHHAAITFKLTLGDDKINIFKNLDKETYKSARSTIIDMILATEMTRHFEHLAKFVSVFGGEEPREHNPQTDEETSILMRRMLIKVADVSNPARPMQFCIEWARRIAEEYFMQTDEEKQRHLPIVMPMFDRATCSIPKSQIGFIEYIIQDMMHAWESFIDMPQLITYMQINYSQWKKYDEQGVNTLAEIMAKQPPVGKMANSK
- the Pde8 gene encoding high affinity cAMP-specific and IBMX-insensitive 3',5'-cyclic phosphodiesterase 8 isoform X3, producing MGCSPSTLPAPSSASAAGQTGERGSLPLDASEKDESRLFCIKLRRSRLRRCSCGNVTLQPPSDGNGSTAGDNLCGQVLLNPLQTKSEADYEKLSTGKKDSIVTVAALGNFTHSVVRRATGSTGTSGTSSSGGGNSRPGHRKSSLALALTPEDEPMDVYQRNLMDLKYPTVLPPNPPLKALLVFHKSDSICEAVTAACQRHQLDVTLVKSKEEALDTLQKSYATAQCYHLIIIDARSTKNLDAEHIARTIRHTHGHHLTTIIAVCKKSFFEKDDVLIALLDAGVNRCVAETTNLAMCSVELKQILHSIIRPHNVMSTQQALYTALHRLKEVVLITDDLLRIQYANRATERLLNMRLDEIISKQLEDIFVSDLSTISEQCKNIKEFDGILTVRRKSQEGIPMHVRVVPVACIGSAPTHLIFNFDVPGGQMDFIATLPQPKEAPRGSLHSVRRCSFDVRSIASDGLRRTSLAKLTSLPLEAPITKIINLLSQVQENCSADEARLIDKVLEFLKREGLYSPQMKEIRTDDPIATDLIGALLTGPSVYSSRRSSNDSIIRTGSSTRTATIVPAKMKSNPIIMELLDESLSWDFDIFKLEEITDYHPLLYLGMEMFRRFDVFATLNIDENVCKAWLAVIEAHYRKGNTYHNSTHAADVMQATGAFITQLTNKDMHVMDRMEEATALIAAAAHDVDHPGRSSAFLCNSNDALAVLYNDLTVLENHHAAITFKLTLGDDKINIFKNLDKETYKSARSTIIDMILATEMTRHFEHLAKFVSVFGGEEPREHNPQTDEETSILMRRMLIKVADVSNPARPMQFCIEWARRIAEEYFMQTDEEKQRHLPIVMPMFDRATCSIPKSQIGFIEYIIQDMMHAWESFIDMPQLITYMQINYSQWKKYDEQGVNTLAEIMAKQPPVGKMANSK
- the Pde8 gene encoding high affinity cAMP-specific and IBMX-insensitive 3',5'-cyclic phosphodiesterase 8 isoform X6, yielding MSSSLSPVSTGTSGTSSSGGGNSRPGHRKSSLALALTPEDEPMDVYQRNLMDLKYPTVLPPNPPLKALLVFHKSDSICEAVTAACQRHQLDVTLVKSKEEALDTLQKSYATAQCYHLIIIDARSTKNLDAEHIARTIRHTHGHHLTTIIAVCKKSFFEKDDVLIALLDAGVNRCVAETTNLAMCSVELKQILHSIIRPHNVMSTQQALYTALHRLKEVVLITDDLLRIQYANRATERLLNMRLDEIISKQLEDIFVSDLSTISEQCKNIKEFDGILTVRRKSQEGIPMHVRVVPVACIGSAPTHLIFNFDVPGGQMDFIATLPQPKEAPRGSLHSVRRCSFDVRSIASDGLRRTSLAKLTSLPLEAPITKIINLLSQVQENCSADEARLIDKVLEFLKREGLYSPQMKEIRTDDPIATDLIGALLTGPSVYSSRRSSNDSIIRTGSSTRTATIVPAKMKSNPIIMELLDESLSWDFDIFKLEEITDYHPLLYLGMEMFRRFDVFATLNIDENVCKAWLAVIEAHYRKGNTYHNSTHAADVMQATGAFITQLTNKDMHVMDRMEEATALIAAAAHDVDHPGRSSAFLCNSNDALAVLYNDLTVLENHHAAITFKLTLGDDKINIFKNLDKETYKSARSTIIDMILATEMTRHFEHLAKFVSVFGGEEPREHNPQTDEETSILMRRMLIKVADVSNPARPMQFCIEWARRIAEEYFMQTDEEKQRHLPIVMPMFDRATCSIPKSQIGFIEYIIQDMMHAWESFIDMPQLITYMQINYSQWKKYDEQGVNTLAEIMAKQPPVGKMANSK
- the Pde8 gene encoding high affinity cAMP-specific and IBMX-insensitive 3',5'-cyclic phosphodiesterase 8 isoform X5; translated protein: MIISSQPNLAGSATTTITTTTTSSAHMGQESVPSTCNCGGVGVGVGVGVAPALGTRQSPSPSPETSTSKTPASSRDSLTRPASESELNVGTGTSGTSSSGGGNSRPGHRKSSLALALTPEDEPMDVYQRNLMDLKYPTVLPPNPPLKALLVFHKSDSICEAVTAACQRHQLDVTLVKSKEEALDTLQKSYATAQCYHLIIIDARSTKNLDAEHIARTIRHTHGHHLTTIIAVCKKSFFEKDDVLIALLDAGVNRCVAETTNLAMCSVELKQILHSIIRPHNVMSTQQALYTALHRLKEVVLITDDLLRIQYANRATERLLNMRLDEIISKQLEDIFVSDLSTISEQCKNIKEFDGILTVRRKSQEGIPMHVRVVPVACIGSAPTHLIFNFDVPGGQMDFIATLPQPKEAPRGSLHSVRRCSFDVRSIASDGLRRTSLAKLTSLPLEAPITKIINLLSQVQENCSADEARLIDKVLEFLKREGLYSPQMKEIRTDDPIATDLIGALLTGPSVYSSRRSSNDSIIRTGSSTRTATIVPAKMKSNPIIMELLDESLSWDFDIFKLEEITDYHPLLYLGMEMFRRFDVFATLNIDENVCKAWLAVIEAHYRKGNTYHNSTHAADVMQATGAFITQLTNKDMHVMDRMEEATALIAAAAHDVDHPGRSSAFLCNSNDALAVLYNDLTVLENHHAAITFKLTLGDDKINIFKNLDKETYKSARSTIIDMILATEMTRHFEHLAKFVSVFGGEEPREHNPQTDEETSILMRRMLIKVADVSNPARPMQFCIEWARRIAEEYFMQTDEEKQRHLPIVMPMFDRATCSIPKSQIGFIEYIIQDMMHAWESFIDMPQLITYMQINYSQWKKYDEQGVNTLAEIMAKQPPVGKMANSK
- the Pde8 gene encoding high affinity cAMP-specific and IBMX-insensitive 3',5'-cyclic phosphodiesterase 8 isoform X2, producing MRNCLPKFSKVFRRKSSAKSSSAGRENPSSDPDSDAEPYTISDRGGDNRNERTIPPPDDDSSRLISSAHLDFSMDLNLNSNGGGGIRPKSEGSCPEMKVETIASTTTTETAAPTPGPVAISLPFVGRNSCKTPEEMELEYEANVEAEGRDIMTPLRRNTRPLSVAFSGGGGSGGRTSLQPEIVEAIRSLDVPALMLNNLSLEDRERSHLVEEESPSYDPDNAVVLRRKVNCLERKSHSLYERRLPKVPKLHLLVAGKKQSTEEEEFRIFQRNLMDLKYPTVLPPNPPLKALLVFHKSDSICEAVTAACQRHQLDVTLVKSKEEALDTLQKSYATAQCYHLIIIDARSTKNLDAEHIARTIRHTHGHHLTTIIAVCKKSFFEKDDVLIALLDAGVNRCVAETTNLAMCSVELKQILHSIIRPHNVMSTQQALYTALHRLKEVVLITDDLLRIQYANRATERLLNMRLDEIISKQLEDIFVSDLSTISEQCKNIKEFDGILTVRRKSQEGIPMHVRVVPVACIGSAPTHLIFNFDVPGGQMDFIATLPQPKEAPRGSLHSVRRCSFDVRSIASDGLRRTSLAKLTSLPLEAPITKENCSADEARLIDKVLEFLKREGLYSPQMKEIRTDDPIATDLIGALLTGPSVYSSRRSSNDSIIRTGSSTRTATIVPAKMKSNPIIMELLDESLSWDFDIFKLEEITDYHPLLYLGMEMFRRFDVFATLNIDENVCKAWLAVIEAHYRKGNTYHNSTHAADVMQATGAFITQLTNKDMHVMDRMEEATALIAAAAHDVDHPGRSSAFLCNSNDALAVLYNDLTVLENHHAAITFKLTLGDDKINIFKNLDKETYKSARSTIIDMILATEMTRHFEHLAKFVSVFGGEEPREHNPQTDEETSILMRRMLIKVADVSNPARPMQFCIEWARRIAEEYFMQTDEEKQRHLPIVMPMFDRATCSIPKSQIGFIEYIIQDMMHAWESFIDMPQLITYMQINYSQWKKYDEQGVNTLAEIMAKQPPVGKMANSK